Part of the Henckelia pumila isolate YLH828 chromosome 2, ASM3356847v2, whole genome shotgun sequence genome is shown below.
GAATCATAGTGACAGCGTTAGCTCTATTATCCCCCATGAGATAACATTGTAGGCTTCGACTCAACACTTTCTTTTCAAGTTGTTTTAGTGGAAAGATTTGATATTAGATTCTAATGATTGTATTATCCACAATACTGCTTTCGGTTTACTTCCCCGATCGCTACATTTTtcgattttattaattaaagtaATTCAAGTTTTAATTACGTTTTTCGATTCACATTCTTCAAGACGAGAGCTCAATTGTCTCAACAACATGAGGTTTGGGTAACGTGTGCATGAAAACGCACAGCTTATGTGAATTTGGAGGGAAAGTGGTGACAGTTTCACTAGTAGTTTTAGGGCGGCAGTGCTTTCAGGGGTTTAAATTAGAAGTCAACTTTCTTCTCTACCTTAGAGATTTAACATGAAGTTATATTTTATACACGAAAAACTTCGGACATTTTCTTAATGAAGAACCACTTTGTAGGGAAAATGAAGTGAACTTTCATAAGAACGATCTTGAAAATCACATTGATATTTTACAAGCATTAGGGTTTTGAGGAACCAAGCTAGTCGCTCTGTAAATTATagcttaaatattttacaatGGACTCGATAAACGGCACAACAATCTAACATTAATTGTAACTTCTTGCAAAATCAATGCTTGATCTGAGATAGCATGCATCTAGCATCCTTACTATTAGGCCTTTCTTTGGGATTATCAAGTGTGCAAAAGCATGCGACTTTGAGAACCAACAGCATCTGCTCCTCGTACCCATTCCCCAGAAGATTTGAATCAATCGCCCTCTTTGGGTCTTCAGAAGTCATCACATTTCTCATCCATTTCACCAAACCAACCTCCTCCGTGTGCTGGAAAAACTCATCAGATGGCAACTTTCCAGTCACCAGCCCACCGAGGAGGACCCCGAAGCTGTAGATATCGCACTTGTCCGTGAACTTGAACGTCTGGTAATACTCCGGGGCGATGTAACCAGCTGTTCCAGCCACGTTTGAAGTCGTGACATGAGTGTGGGAATCGGGTACTGCTTTTGCAAGGCCGAAATCTGCGATTCTGGCTTCCATTTCGTCATCCAGGAGGACATTGGCGGGCTTCAAATCCCGATGGATTATCCGGAAAGTGTGGTTCATGTGGAGGTACTCGAGGCCTGAAACGATGCCTAATGCAATCTTGAATCTGGCCGGCCAATCTAATTGTTTCTTTCCTTGATTCACTTGTTGGATGTAGTCTTGTACGCTTCCATTTTTCATGTACTCGTACACGAGGAAATGGCAATTGGGCCGTGGCATGTAGGCTAAGAGGGGGAGTAAATTCTTGTGCCTGATTTGGCCGACAGTTTGAATTTCTGATCGGATTTGGCGCATCTTTTTGTCCAAAAGCTTGCTGTCTTCGTCTGTGAGTTCCTCCAAGTCTCTGGCGCCGTGGGATATCTTTTTAATGGCGATTTCTTTCCCATCACTTCCAGGTAGAACTGCTCTGTACACTTCTCCACATCCACCTCTTCCTATGATTTCAAGTGAGGCTAATCCATCTTCTTTTTGCAGGAAAGCTAGGTCCTCAGGATTCTTGATCATGGGGCTGAAGATTTTCAAGGTTTTGTCCCTTCCACGCCCTTTGATCAAGAACATGATCAGCTTGTAAAGTAAAGAGAACACCAATCCAGAAGCACTTCCTGCTAAAGCTCCAGCCAGGAATCCAAGAATCCAGCCCACTATCTTCCTTCTGTTTTTCTTGGACTTATGAGGTGCCACCGCTGCCGTGGGAGATAGGGCAGATTCTTGACTCGACGAAGGTCCCATGGCTGGGCTCGTCTGATTAGATTTTTCTGCAAACGTGTAACGCTTCGGGAGAGAGATTCTCTCTTCCGCAAATTCTGTGGAGAAATCCTCCACTTGATTCATCAATGGCAATGAACCCTCGAGTAAACTGTTCCCAGAGATGTTAATGAATCGGAGATTCCGAAAGGATTTCAAAGAAACAGGTATTTTCCCAGCAAACAAGTTATCAGCAAGATTGAGCTTTTCCATGTTAGGAAAGTGCTTCAAGAATTTCAGATTGCCAGTGAACTTGTTTGATGACAAGTCCAGGACCCGGAGGCGGACCAATGATGATAAACCAGGCGGGATTTCGCCTGACAACCGATTTTTCGCGATATTTAGGACTTCAAGTTTTTGGCATTCAGCAATTTGAGATGGGATTTGGTCAAAAAAGTGGTTGTCTTTTAAGGAAAGCTCTTTCAGCTCAGAGAGCTGCCCTATTGCAGGAGATATTTTTCCTTTCAGCTCTTGGGATTCAAAGACAAGACGAGTGATTCTGAGCACATATGAATCGTTGGAGATTCTTCTCTCGCAGAATACTCCGGCGGAATCACACGGATTCCTCTCCGCAGGAGTGCGGATGCCGAAATCTCTGCGGAGAAGCAAGAGAGCAGCATGATCAGGAGGGTGAAGATTCAATCTTGAATGAACAAGAAGAATACTCATGAAGAAATATAGGATCAAGAAACTGAAACGGATACGAGCTAAAGCCATTTTCATTAAGTTAGCCAAGCTAGACTTTACTGAGCAGCCGGCGGGGAAGAGCGAGCGGAGTGGTGGAGATGGAGGACTTTAGCTTGCATTAGATAGATGTGTGGTGTTTATTTAATGGCACACAAGAGTTGACTTGGAAATCTCCCAAGTCTTGCATTTGCATTGCCGTGTGGAAAGAAACACATGTGCCGATGTGCATCGGCGGGTCCAAGCTCCAAATTTTCTAGTCGCCGATTGACCTTTGAATTTCCTTTTCTGTCCCTGGATATATATTATACAGGATTATTTTGATTGATAATTAGATAACAATTAGGCTCCATTTGGTAGGATGATGAGATAACTAAATGATTAATAAATTGATTGATAAGTGATTGATAAAAGAAGATTATATTTGTATTTGATAGTTAATATTATGTTTGGTGTGTGATATATTAGTGGGattgattaatatatattttatgtcatgACCAAAATATCCTTACTTCCCTCAATTCTCTCATCCATTCCTTCATGAATAAGTtgtgattttattatttattattatattgaaGGTGTAGTATGGTAAATGATGGTGTATAATCCATATGGACAAAATTAATCCATGACAAAAGTGTTAGATTCATTGTCCAACTACTACAGTATATTTCTATCAATCCATATGTTTATCTAAGCTCGAAAATTGAGACAAACATGGGTTTGCAAATCAATCCTGGAGTTATCAAGCCTACCAAACGGGCCCTTAATGTTTCTCAAGGTATATTCAAGGGAAAAGCTACGCCACGCCCCATGGATAATAATCTTACGAGTATTGCGGCAGGTGCAATACgaaatttgtatattaatttatataaaacaaaaaatttaatacaaaaatttcatttatcaaaatGTCATGATATATTAAATACACAATTTCGTGATTATATAACAAAATTTCACGATATAATTATTGTAATACACAatatttgttttatctttaacATTATTCTAATCTTAATAATTTTGGATGACAGCAAAATATATAAACCACACATGAAAATATTGATTGATAACTAGATAGCAATTAATGTTTCTCCATGTATCTCTTTAACGTAAATTCTATGCTACACCCAGTAGGTAAATAATGTTGGAGTATATGAAATGTCGTGGGATCAATGAAATCCAACAATAAACCCCACATTTCTTAGTTTTCTGATGCGTATATATAAGCTCTTAAAATTAACGTGTAGGGAAaggctaaaataaatttaaaaaaaaaaaaaacaaatttgtcCCCGGAAGCCGgtttgatacattggcaagtaTATTTGTTAAGAGACGATCTCATATCTATAAGAAATATCGGTTCAATCCGTATATATCATGAAAAATAATCCTTATGACCACTTGACAACTGGCTATAGAATTGGATTTCATAGAGCAGATGGGAATATCCATAGTGAGTGTATGTATAATGTATACAAGCAAATCAACATGTAGGAAGTAAATACCTCGTAAACTTCAAACACAAAATTTCCTGTGAAACGATCTCCTGTGACGTCTAAATTTTGTACTGCAAGTGCAAATCTTCTAAATGAGTCCCTCATAATAATGTACTGCTTTTGATGCTaagaatattactttttattataaatatgagcaaAATTGATCCGTCTCACAGATAAAGTTCCATGAAACCGTCTCACATGCTCAACTCCAAAAACATTAATCCGAAGAAAAACACTCGTACCATAAGCTTATGAATTCACACGTAACCaataattttgttgaaaataaagGAAAATCCAATTGAACTATCATTACAAAATCAACTCGTTCACGGCCCCGCGAGATTTCTTACCAAAAATAGTCATGAAACATGCGACTTGCGCACGTCTTGATCAAGTCAAAAACTGCTGCTAGGCCTTGGTTTTTCTTCAGCTACATTCACTTTAATTACCCTCCCATCTAAACTCTGCAGTAACACAGCATCAACGGTGACATTAACAAGCTTACAGCTGTTTGCAATCAAACAATGAGCGAGCGGAAAAGAGTCTGGTGATTTTTCCGGAGTGTGGATTTCGAGTAGAACTGATGAAAAAAGTTAGAGAAGGGGTTACCTGTCCATCAAGGTTGGCAATGGCATCATTCATTTCAGATTCACTCGACATAGTTACAAAGCCAAAACCACGGGATCTTCCGGTCTCCCTGTCACACACTACTCGGGCATTTATAACTTTGCCGTGCTCGAGGAAAACCTGTTGGAGACGTGAGTCATCCACGCTCCAAGGCAAGTTACCCGCGTATATTTTGTAAATGCGTTCAGATCTTCGAGGGCTGCGTTCAGGGCGTGATCCTATTGGAGTAGCTTTGCTAACACTTAAGAATCTGCCGTTAAACTCCTGTTGAGAGAAGGGAAAGATCACCAACAAAAAATGTTAAGAATAATCGCAACTTAAAAAAGAGTAGTGACATAGAGAGACCGCTGTACCATAAGTTTGAGCTTCAAATGTTTCTGTTGCTTTAATGAAGAAAGGCATAGGGTTCAACATAGGGGCGGATCCAACCGGGGGGGCTTTTTGGTGACAGCCGTccccaaaaaaatttaaagttttataTGCGGTGCCCCAAAAGTTCAAGGAGCAGCGGATGCTGTTAGTGGCACGTAAAGGTGCAAACCTTGGCCAAGATGTGTGACTTTGAAAGAAAATTGTGTAttttgaaaacaaaaacaatttAATTGTCTTTCACATTTGCTTATACACTAATTAATGTTTACGTTATTGTTGTTCAACGGTAACTAGTTATAACAGTTTCCTAAAACACGAAAGTTATGTACGTTAAAAATGACGTCTTCACTCCTCAAATAATGCAGCATTTGCCACTACAAATATTGATTATATTAGTTTTATTGCGTTGAAAAGTTGACATATTGCTGGCCATCATTACCAAGTGACACCACTAAAAGGCAGTGGCCGTCCACGTCAATGGGCACATTGAATGATACAGTAGATTAGATTGTAGGGAAAATTAATTCAAATAGCTCCCAAAAATTGTAAAGAGGTAAAACATCAATTTTGTATCAGATTCTCCCAAGTACACTAAGTTTTAGTTTGAGTTAGAGGTAAAACATCAATTTTGTACCAGGATTCTCCCAATTACACTACCTTTTAGCTTGATTTATATCCATTTAGAATTCGGTATCTCAGCCAATATAGATGTTGATATTTCATTATTTATACATCAATAATACACAATTCTTTCTGTTTCTTCTCTTTCGATATAAATAAACATCACTAAATTCTGAAACTAGACACAGATGTCAAGTATAAACATGACGCAAGATCCTCATCACCTGTTACGTCTTGCTGAACATCTTGAGAAAAACGATTTAAATAAGAAGATACTTCAAATGTTAACAGATTACGagcattaaaatttaaaattttatgaaatcttAATGGATACGCATGTAGTTAGGTGAAATGTTCTCCAATGATTTGAAGCATTCAAGAGAAAGCCCTCCGCGTAGAATGACAGTCTGAAGCTCCAATTGTGTGTGGGTGGTTGCTTATCACCGTTCGATGGGAAATGATTCAAATGGGAATTTTTGTCCCAATTCATCAACCAAATACTGTATAACCAATCACCACCATCTCTGTCTGCCATTTTCGATACTACACTCTAAAACACTAGTAGATTACTACTAGCAAGAAGGATATAAAGATTGAAATGCTATGGATGCAGACCACTATTTGATTAATATAGGGCAGGAGCTAATTCTTCTTAAGCAGTTTCTATGGAAAATTATTCCAAGCACGCCACATTTTGCAGCTCGAAAGTGCAGACAAAGAAACCTATGAACCCTAAAATGGTGAACAAGATCTTGAAAAAGCTAATTACCCTCATTATTAAAGAAATCAAACCACCTATTATAGTTAACCAACTCAATATAAAGGGACACTCAGAAAACTTACATAACGATGGAACATTTCCACAGCCTTCTCAGCTTCTTCCACAGTGCTCATTGTAACAAACCCAAACCCTCTACTCTGGTCAGTCTCCCTATTGTATATAACCTGCAAGTCCATAATTCAATAACCCTTAAGAATATCCATTCAATTTTTCAAACAAAATTACATACAAATTTAGAACCCAAATCCCATAAAATACAATCAGTCATTTCACCCAAAATCATGCAAAGATCCAAAATTGAATACTAAAAAATCATCCAATTACCTCAGCAATCTCAACAATACCAGCCTGCCCAAAAAGCTGAGCCAATTTTTCACCATCCACATCATAAGGAAAATTCCCCACGTACACTTTAGCCTCCTCGGATAACTCGAGGGACTCATGACTCTCTTCATTCGCAGGTGTTTCCCAGTCAAAATCTGCCTTAAATCCTTGTCCCTCTTCTTCGAGAAACGCCTGGTTGCTCCCTTCTTGCTGAGCAGTAATCACATAAACTTTCAAAACAGGTTCTCTGCTTTTGAAAGAGACTAAAGGGTTTGAAATAGACGAGAAAGACGAGCAAGATagtcgaagttttatgggtttcaATGTGGGTGTAAGAGAAAAACGTGAATCCGAAGCTTTTTCCGAGGTGAAAAGTGATGGGCCTGAAATTAAACAGCCGTTTGTAGCCATTGACAAGGGCTTGAGTACAGCTTTAGCTGCGAAAGACATAGATTTCTGTACCTGTAAAAGGAGGAGGAGGATCGAAAGGGTTTGGCGCAGAATGGTGAGCCAGGCAAGACGAGGGGGCAGCGCCAAAGTACACGGCCGGCGGAAATTTACATCAATTATTTTGGTGCCCCCTATGCTTCCTCAATCCtaattactttttttttccCCGCAAAATGCatatttatgtaaataaatatatataaattattaattttcattttaCATTTACCtgtattttagaaaaaaaataatagtgtttgcatcttttaaaaataaataattttctttTTCCTACTAATCAACGCATGCGACAATTCACATTTGTAAATAGTTTATATTACGTTTAAAAATAATgaacatttttttatatttttaaattaaaaaataaaattgaaagatgGTAGTTATAAGTAGTTGGAGACATTTTTATTCATCCATTAATTTGATCAAAGTGTTTATTCTAAAAAGTTTATGCATTATTATATTgtattgatttattttatttttttttggtgaggggaaaattgaattgattgtttgaatttttaaattaatttgcattattatattgttatatttatttatttatttatttattttgggtgaagataaaattgaattgattgtttgaattcttaaattaatttaatttgaaattattaataattttttattggttactcaacacttagaagatcttatagatttTTCTAACAAGAAATTTCTAATTATTGAGTAAAGCATTCATGTTGTGTTTGATTAATCTACTCTGTCAGAACCTAAtagggggggatttaggttctattggcaactttagcaatttaaaacgattatgcaagtacgcaagcggaagacttaagcaatcaaataataagtgcggtaaataaatgtgtaatgtaaataaagcagtaaaagggataagagatgtttatggaagttcgacgataaatcgtctacgtctccccttcttggttaagtcgattaaccaaggatccactagcacttcgaatgtattggccttgatggctccaaggatagccttacaacttgacacgatcaccgcgccgatataactcaacactcttggccttaagggctccaagtgtagtgaccctgcatggaatcacctactaactggcaactaatagcatgcattaaacttaatacaacaaaatacttaacagagtaaaaacgtgcggaaacataatccataatttacatatcagcttagtaatataatccaggcttaaatctgtagtgatacaaccatatcgaaattcttaaaagtaaacattatacagctaataaatcgtgctgtataaaaactttcaaagctcctgctccctagtcctgccttgaactaccagttccgtccatcctgcgacctgccccatggaatagggtgtccaagataacaactaggacgtgagcgctacgcccagtacataaacatgagtaaacatatgtatataatgcatgcaacatgatgactggtacagggtcatctgaaaagtcatgctcagaaccggcgccatatgagtgctgccaccgcacggatcaacctctgggtgcaaccacactcgtctagtacaccagagtagacagacataaatgcccccgccgtcgcggtactctcagtgacagactatcgagtatagagctgagcggctctataatcaggtataacaagaaataggctcaacatgtatatgcacatgacatatgagtatagaaagcgataaatcatacatcatgccatataataatgccaaataaatgcaacatataaacatgtatactcgctggcaatctcagtcaatgtgtacgtacctctaggctagttcaagtataataggatcctaggttccaagcctatattcaaaagttcaccgtatcactacataaattctataagccttaactaagctaataagtactctcaaaacttaaatagattcccggaccatac
Proteins encoded:
- the LOC140881581 gene encoding 28 kDa ribonucleoprotein, chloroplastic-like, with protein sequence MSFAAKAVLKPLSMATNGCLISGPSLFTSEKASDSRFSLTPTLKPIKLRLSCSSFSSISNPLVSFKSREPVLKVYVITAQQEGSNQAFLEEEGQGFKADFDWETPANEESHESLELSEEAKVYVGNFPYDVDGEKLAQLFGQAGIVEIAEVIYNRETDQSRGFGFVTMSTVEEAEKAVEMFHRYEFNGRFLSVSKATPIGSRPERSPRRSERIYKIYAGNLPWSVDDSRLQQVFLEHGKVINARVVCDRETGRSRGFGFVTMSSESEMNDAIANLDGQSLDGRVIKVNVAEEKPRPSSSF
- the LOC140880816 gene encoding leucine-rich repeat receptor-like serine/threonine/tyrosine-protein kinase SOBIR1 gives rise to the protein MKMALARIRFSFLILYFFMSILLVHSRLNLHPPDHAALLLLRRDFGIRTPAERNPCDSAGVFCERRISNDSYVLRITRLVFESQELKGKISPAIGQLSELKELSLKDNHFFDQIPSQIAECQKLEVLNIAKNRLSGEIPPGLSSLVRLRVLDLSSNKFTGNLKFLKHFPNMEKLNLADNLFAGKIPVSLKSFRNLRFINISGNSLLEGSLPLMNQVEDFSTEFAEERISLPKRYTFAEKSNQTSPAMGPSSSQESALSPTAAVAPHKSKKNRRKIVGWILGFLAGALAGSASGLVFSLLYKLIMFLIKGRGRDKTLKIFSPMIKNPEDLAFLQKEDGLASLEIIGRGGCGEVYRAVLPGSDGKEIAIKKISHGARDLEELTDEDSKLLDKKMRQIRSEIQTVGQIRHKNLLPLLAYMPRPNCHFLVYEYMKNGSVQDYIQQVNQGKKQLDWPARFKIALGIVSGLEYLHMNHTFRIIHRDLKPANVLLDDEMEARIADFGLAKAVPDSHTHVTTSNVAGTAGYIAPEYYQTFKFTDKCDIYSFGVLLGGLVTGKLPSDEFFQHTEEVGLVKWMRNVMTSEDPKRAIDSNLLGNGYEEQMLLVLKVACFCTLDNPKERPNSKDARCMLSQIKH